The proteins below are encoded in one region of bacterium:
- a CDS encoding Gfo/Idh/MocA family oxidoreductase — protein sequence MTQTNIGVIGCGNISGAYFKAGLTFKNLKIAACADLDPARAKAKAEEFHIAKGCTVKELLADPEIDIVVNLTIPKAHAEVALAALAAGKHVYGEKPLAVSRRDGQKILAMAKAKKLRVGSAPDTFFGGGIQTCRKLIDDGWIGTPVAASAFMMCAGHESWHPQPEFYYDLGGGPMLDMGPYYLTALINLLGPITRVSGSARTTHAERMITSQPQYGKIMKVKALTHYATVLDFAQGAIGSMIMSFDCKAAQVPRIEIYGTEGTLSVPDPNTFGGPVRIGGKGKEWQEVPLTHGYTENSRSIGVADMANAIRSGRPHRASGELAFHVLDAMEAAADASAKGKAITLTSTCQRPAALPMGLLPGMLDA from the coding sequence GTGACTCAAACCAACATTGGCGTTATCGGGTGCGGCAATATCAGCGGGGCCTATTTTAAAGCCGGACTAACCTTCAAGAATCTTAAAATTGCGGCGTGCGCGGATTTGGACCCGGCGCGGGCGAAAGCCAAGGCGGAGGAATTTCATATTGCCAAGGGCTGCACGGTCAAGGAATTGCTGGCGGATCCGGAGATCGACATTGTGGTCAACCTGACCATTCCCAAGGCCCACGCGGAAGTGGCGCTGGCCGCTCTCGCCGCCGGGAAGCATGTCTATGGCGAAAAACCGCTGGCCGTCTCCCGCCGGGATGGACAAAAGATTCTGGCAATGGCCAAAGCCAAAAAACTCCGCGTCGGCTCCGCGCCCGATACCTTTTTCGGTGGCGGCATCCAGACCTGCCGGAAGTTGATTGATGATGGCTGGATCGGCACCCCCGTGGCCGCCTCGGCCTTCATGATGTGTGCCGGTCATGAGAGCTGGCACCCGCAACCGGAATTCTATTACGACCTGGGCGGCGGACCGATGCTGGACATGGGCCCCTACTACCTGACGGCACTCATCAACCTCCTGGGCCCCATCACCCGCGTGAGCGGCTCGGCCCGCACCACGCATGCCGAACGCATGATTACCAGTCAACCTCAATACGGCAAGATCATGAAGGTCAAGGCACTGACCCACTACGCCACGGTGCTGGATTTCGCCCAGGGCGCGATCGGGTCCATGATCATGTCATTCGACTGCAAGGCCGCGCAAGTGCCGCGCATCGAGATTTATGGGACCGAAGGCACCCTGAGCGTCCCGGATCCGAATACCTTCGGCGGGCCTGTCCGCATCGGCGGCAAAGGCAAGGAGTGGCAGGAGGTCCCCCTGACGCATGGCTATACGGAGAACAGTCGCAGCATCGGGGTGGCCGATATGGCCAATGCCATCCGGTCCGGGCGTCCCCACCGCGCGAGTGGTGAACTGGCCTTCCATGTCCTTGACGCCATGGAGGCGGCCGCCGACGCCTCGGCGAAAGGCAAAGCCATCACGCTCACCAGCACCTGTCAACGTCCTGCGGCTCTCCCGATGGGACTGTTGCCCGGAATGCTTGACGCTTAA
- a CDS encoding HAD-IA family hydrolase: protein MRAIIFDMDGVLTDSEPLICEAAMAMFRERGVTVQPEDFHPFVGTGENRYLGGVAEKYGVALDLVEAKARTYELYLEMVPVRLEAFPGAVELVGKCREAGWLCAVASSADRIKIEANLNKIGLPPAMWPAIVTAEDVERRKPDPAIFLMAASRLGVSPAQCTVVEDAVNGIAAAKAAGMRCVAVASTFPANLLGQADLVRSSVSAITLEDLGR, encoded by the coding sequence ATGCGAGCAATCATTTTTGACATGGACGGTGTGCTGACGGATTCCGAGCCGTTGATCTGTGAGGCGGCCATGGCGATGTTCCGGGAACGGGGCGTCACGGTCCAGCCTGAGGATTTTCATCCGTTTGTCGGCACGGGAGAGAACCGCTATCTGGGGGGCGTGGCGGAGAAATACGGGGTGGCGCTTGACCTCGTCGAGGCCAAGGCGCGCACGTATGAACTCTATTTGGAGATGGTGCCGGTGCGGCTGGAGGCTTTTCCTGGCGCGGTTGAACTGGTCGGGAAATGCCGTGAGGCGGGGTGGCTCTGCGCAGTGGCCTCCAGTGCCGATCGCATCAAAATCGAGGCTAACTTGAATAAGATCGGATTGCCCCCTGCCATGTGGCCGGCCATTGTGACGGCGGAGGATGTGGAGCGTCGTAAACCCGATCCGGCCATTTTCCTGATGGCGGCCAGCCGCCTCGGGGTGAGCCCGGCGCAGTGTACGGTGGTCGAGGACGCCGTTAACGGGATTGCCGCCGCGAAAGCGGCGGGGATGCGGTGTGTGGCGGTGGCCTCCACCTTTCCCGCCAACCTGCTGGGTCAGGCGGACCTTGTCCGCTCCTCCGTGAGCGCCATCACGCTGGAAGATTTAGGAAGATAA
- a CDS encoding OFA family MFS transporter — MSLDTKRWRIATSGTCLQICLGSVYAWSYFQIPLMARYHWSHTQVAWVFSLAICFLGLAAAWGGMNLAKWGPRRLAILGGLLFGIGTLTAALALHLESLALLYLGYGVIGGTGLGLGYVTPVATVAKWFPDKKGLVTGMVIMGFGLGAMVMSKGLAPTLMAATGENPVYVFALLGIFFLITATACGAVLENPPAGYHPAGYTAPISAISPVGQDSVPLSAYLLSRRFLTMWGVFFCNIVAGISIIGFQSPLLQDLLSKKDPSLTQAALVSAGATLIAVSSLFNGIGRLLWGWLSDRIGRIEVFRLMLATQGVAFLVLSRADTPWLFAALVCYVLLCYGGGFGAMPAFVLDVFGGMRMPLVYGTILTAWSAAGMVGPQIVAWLKDHYAQQAGPVSFLVGAGFLILGLALSSGLTDQPFALRVPAARKGALLKKVVGVKSC, encoded by the coding sequence ATGTCACTCGACACCAAACGCTGGCGGATCGCCACTTCCGGGACCTGTCTCCAGATTTGCCTGGGGTCGGTGTATGCCTGGAGTTATTTCCAGATCCCCTTGATGGCCCGGTATCATTGGAGCCATACCCAGGTGGCCTGGGTCTTCAGCCTCGCGATTTGTTTCCTGGGCCTGGCGGCCGCCTGGGGCGGAATGAATCTGGCCAAGTGGGGCCCCCGTCGATTGGCCATCCTGGGCGGACTGCTGTTCGGGATCGGCACCCTGACGGCGGCCCTGGCGTTACACCTTGAGTCACTCGCCCTTCTCTATCTGGGCTACGGGGTGATAGGCGGCACCGGACTGGGCCTCGGCTATGTCACCCCCGTGGCGACAGTGGCCAAGTGGTTCCCCGACAAAAAAGGGTTGGTCACCGGCATGGTGATCATGGGCTTCGGACTGGGTGCCATGGTGATGAGCAAAGGACTGGCCCCAACCCTGATGGCGGCCACGGGTGAAAATCCCGTGTATGTATTTGCCTTGCTTGGCATTTTCTTTCTGATCACGGCCACCGCCTGCGGTGCCGTTCTCGAGAATCCTCCGGCCGGGTATCACCCGGCCGGATATACGGCCCCCATCAGTGCCATCAGCCCAGTAGGTCAGGACTCTGTCCCTCTCAGCGCCTATTTGCTTTCCCGGCGATTCCTGACCATGTGGGGGGTCTTTTTCTGCAACATTGTGGCCGGCATCTCCATCATCGGATTTCAGTCCCCCCTGTTACAGGACCTGCTTAGTAAAAAGGACCCGTCCCTGACCCAGGCCGCCCTGGTATCGGCGGGCGCCACCCTGATCGCAGTCAGTTCCCTCTTTAACGGGATAGGCCGTTTATTGTGGGGCTGGCTCTCGGACCGCATCGGGCGCATTGAGGTGTTCCGCCTGATGCTGGCCACCCAGGGCGTGGCCTTCCTGGTGTTGTCCAGGGCCGATACCCCCTGGCTGTTTGCCGCACTGGTGTGTTATGTCCTGCTCTGTTATGGCGGCGGCTTCGGGGCCATGCCGGCATTTGTGCTGGACGTGTTCGGGGGAATGCGCATGCCGCTGGTGTATGGCACCATTCTCACCGCCTGGTCGGCGGCGGGGATGGTGGGTCCGCAGATCGTGGCCTGGCTGAAGGATCACTATGCCCAACAAGCGGGTCCGGTGTCATTTCTCGTGGGCGCAGGCTTTCTGATTCTGGGTCTGGCCCTGTCATCGGGATTGACCGATCAGCCGTTCGCCCTGCGGGTCCCTGCGGCCCGGAAAGGGGCCCTGCTTAAGAAGGTAGTGGGGGTGAAATCATGCTAA
- a CDS encoding segregation/condensation protein A codes for MTQMVVQDDYKVSLEVFEGPLDLLLYLIKKDEVDIYNIPIERVTKQYMEYLSLMKLLDLNIAGEFIVMAATLMMIKSRMLLPVDVRPDIEEEEEDPRWELVKQLVEYKKFKEAASHLQHREYLQENVFALGSDAAAGVDDGPGIGLGDVSLFDLITAFNDALKKVKVEEFGEIHDERFTVTDKIEFVLVTLKTQGKVSFSTLFEKAASRNEIVCTFLAVLELIRLRQLMAQQDGDFGEIVIVTKAEV; via the coding sequence ATGACGCAAATGGTTGTCCAAGATGATTATAAGGTGTCGCTCGAGGTATTCGAGGGGCCGCTTGACCTTCTCTTGTATTTGATCAAGAAGGACGAAGTCGATATCTACAATATCCCGATTGAGCGGGTGACCAAGCAGTACATGGAGTATCTCTCGCTCATGAAGCTGCTGGATCTCAATATTGCCGGTGAATTTATTGTCATGGCGGCCACGCTCATGATGATCAAGAGCCGCATGTTGCTTCCCGTGGATGTGCGCCCGGATATTGAGGAGGAAGAGGAGGATCCCCGGTGGGAACTGGTCAAGCAGCTGGTCGAGTACAAGAAGTTCAAGGAGGCGGCCTCCCATCTCCAGCATCGGGAATACCTTCAGGAAAACGTCTTTGCGCTCGGAAGCGATGCCGCGGCCGGGGTGGACGATGGGCCGGGGATCGGGTTGGGCGATGTCAGCCTGTTTGATCTGATCACGGCCTTCAATGATGCCCTGAAAAAGGTCAAAGTCGAGGAGTTCGGCGAGATTCATGACGAGCGGTTTACGGTGACGGATAAGATCGAATTTGTGCTGGTGACGTTGAAAACACAGGGGAAAGTGAGCTTTTCGACCCTGTTTGAAAAAGCCGCCAGCCGGAATGAGATCGTGTGCACATTCCTGGCCGTGCTGGAACTGATCCGGTTGCGCCAGTTGATGGCGCAGCAGGATGGTGACTTCGGGGAAATCGTGATTGTGACGAAAGCAGAAGTTTAA
- a CDS encoding ThuA domain-containing protein has product MKKALMVWGGWDGHTPKASVDVFAPLLAARGFEVTVADNMAGYADKDLMAAQDLIVPCWTMGKIEKAQAEGLLAAVRAGAGIAGWHGGIIDSFREHTEYQWMTGGQWVAHPGNCIPSCKIEIMDPQHPIVKGLTHFAIPNTEQYFIHVDPSVHVLCRTVFSGEYGEPDLYKAGTVMPYAYTKTWGKGRVFVACWGHTNKDFEVPEAREIVLRGMLWAAR; this is encoded by the coding sequence ATGAAAAAAGCACTTATGGTTTGGGGCGGCTGGGATGGACACACCCCCAAGGCGTCCGTAGATGTATTTGCCCCTCTTCTGGCGGCACGCGGGTTCGAGGTAACAGTGGCAGATAATATGGCCGGTTACGCGGACAAAGACCTGATGGCGGCCCAGGACTTGATTGTCCCGTGCTGGACCATGGGAAAGATTGAAAAGGCTCAGGCGGAAGGCCTCTTGGCCGCGGTACGGGCCGGGGCGGGAATTGCCGGCTGGCATGGCGGCATCATCGACTCATTCCGGGAGCACACGGAGTACCAGTGGATGACCGGAGGACAGTGGGTGGCGCATCCCGGCAACTGCATTCCCTCCTGCAAAATCGAGATTATGGACCCTCAGCATCCCATTGTGAAGGGCTTAACGCATTTCGCCATTCCCAACACTGAACAGTATTTCATTCACGTGGATCCCAGTGTTCATGTCCTGTGTCGCACGGTCTTCAGCGGCGAGTATGGCGAGCCTGATCTTTACAAGGCGGGCACCGTCATGCCCTATGCCTACACCAAGACCTGGGGCAAAGGCCGCGTGTTTGTGGCCTGCTGGGGTCACACCAATAAAGACTTTGAGGTTCCCGAAGCCCGCGAAATTGTCCTGCGCGGCATGCTCTGGGCCGCACGATAG
- a CDS encoding uroporphyrinogen decarboxylase family protein encodes MNRENFINLAKNDVRVPIGIDMILHQYPDVEAILDNGERMGQVLLEAAEFYKSPIVMPHMDLMLEKDHLLSLIGIPAADRPAYHFHDTPTDALVAEFKSKIKGPLGRRMEARNDAIRYVAAHSTLLPMGISIGPFSLMTKLLADPITPIFLYGSGITGEMDPEVKAVEVCLELSLAVVLRAIESQLDAGAKTIIVAEPAANTVYLSPNQMAEGADIYDRFVLTPNRVIRKLIADRGASLIFHDCGSLTPAMISQLNTLHPEVFSFGSPVMLWEAADLVSKDTVLYGNLPSKRFMSDTLITVEQVKEMSRDLAARMRAKNHPFMLGTECDVLCVHECKDVIARKVHAFMSCTV; translated from the coding sequence ATGAATCGCGAGAATTTTATAAATTTGGCTAAAAATGATGTGCGGGTCCCCATCGGCATCGATATGATCTTGCATCAGTATCCTGATGTGGAGGCCATTCTCGATAACGGGGAACGGATGGGGCAAGTCCTGCTGGAGGCCGCTGAATTCTACAAAAGCCCGATCGTCATGCCCCACATGGATCTGATGTTGGAAAAGGACCATCTCCTTTCCTTGATTGGCATTCCCGCCGCCGATCGCCCGGCCTATCATTTCCATGACACTCCCACCGACGCCCTGGTGGCGGAATTCAAATCCAAGATCAAAGGCCCGCTCGGTCGCCGGATGGAAGCCCGCAATGACGCCATCCGCTATGTGGCCGCCCATTCGACCCTCCTGCCCATGGGGATTTCGATCGGGCCCTTCTCCCTGATGACCAAGTTGCTGGCGGATCCCATCACCCCGATTTTCCTGTATGGGTCAGGCATCACCGGCGAGATGGATCCTGAAGTCAAGGCCGTCGAAGTCTGTCTCGAGTTGTCCCTGGCGGTCGTGTTGCGCGCCATTGAATCACAACTGGATGCCGGGGCTAAAACGATCATTGTGGCTGAACCGGCCGCCAACACCGTTTATCTCTCGCCCAACCAGATGGCTGAGGGGGCCGATATCTATGACCGGTTTGTACTGACCCCGAACCGGGTCATCCGCAAGTTGATTGCCGACCGCGGGGCGTCCCTGATTTTCCATGATTGCGGCTCACTCACCCCGGCCATGATCAGCCAACTCAATACCCTGCATCCGGAGGTGTTCAGCTTTGGCAGCCCGGTCATGTTATGGGAGGCGGCGGACTTGGTATCGAAGGACACGGTTCTCTATGGGAACCTGCCCTCCAAGCGGTTTATGTCCGACACCCTGATCACCGTGGAACAGGTAAAGGAAATGTCCCGCGACCTGGCGGCCCGCATGAGGGCTAAAAACCACCCCTTCATGCTGGGCACGGAATGCGATGTGCTTTGTGTTCATGAATGCAAAGACGTCATTGCCCGCAAGGTGCATGCGTTCATGTCCTGCACGGTATAA
- a CDS encoding AraC family transcriptional regulator: MDYFFKHLMHVGHLPRRFPSGVSVDNIGYVPHKKEWIRRRFTTFNFSFILSGGGEYWREGVCWPVQAPCVITQAPGMMMEYGPSGDWAEWEELFLIYHPDRIPALEQMGLIRRDVPAWNIKDTGPTRALIRELKQVDDSGQDDGFADRIDRLCEFMLLESILGETRRSISPEERAIFEIRDTVKARFLEDHDFNALARLHGLSASTFRRRWAGGVGEPPARYVMRLRMEEACRLLVETRLKAGEIAGILGFSDPLYFSRRFRLEMGVTALEYRQSHQTPLSFNVPIR, from the coding sequence ATGGACTATTTTTTCAAACACTTAATGCATGTGGGGCATCTCCCCCGCCGGTTCCCCTCAGGGGTATCCGTGGATAATATCGGGTATGTCCCGCACAAAAAGGAGTGGATCCGGCGCCGGTTCACTACCTTCAACTTCTCATTCATCCTCAGTGGAGGAGGAGAGTATTGGCGCGAGGGGGTATGTTGGCCGGTGCAGGCGCCCTGCGTGATCACACAGGCGCCCGGGATGATGATGGAGTATGGTCCTAGCGGGGATTGGGCAGAATGGGAAGAGTTATTCCTTATCTACCACCCGGACCGGATTCCTGCCCTGGAACAGATGGGGCTGATCCGGCGCGACGTCCCTGCCTGGAACATTAAGGATACAGGGCCCACGCGCGCCCTGATCCGGGAATTGAAGCAGGTGGATGACAGCGGGCAGGACGATGGCTTTGCTGACCGCATTGACCGCTTGTGTGAATTCATGCTGTTGGAAAGCATTCTGGGTGAAACCCGGAGGTCCATCTCCCCGGAAGAACGGGCCATTTTTGAAATTCGCGACACGGTTAAAGCCCGGTTTCTCGAGGATCATGATTTTAATGCGCTGGCCCGCCTGCATGGGCTGTCGGCGTCCACTTTCCGCCGGAGATGGGCCGGGGGGGTGGGGGAGCCGCCTGCCCGTTATGTGATGCGCTTAAGAATGGAGGAGGCCTGTCGGCTTCTGGTGGAAACGCGACTGAAGGCGGGCGAAATTGCCGGGATTCTGGGGTTCAGCGACCCGCTCTATTTTTCACGGCGCTTCCGGCTAGAGATGGGGGTAACGGCCCTTGAATACCGGCAGAGCCACCAGACGCCGCTCTCGTTTAATGTCCCCATTAGGTAG
- the trpS gene encoding tryptophan--tRNA ligase: protein METKKKLRILSGIQPSGKLHLGNYFGMMKPALALQQQGDAFLFIADYHALTSVSDPQVLRQNIRDVALDFLACGLDTSRTVFFRQSDVPEVVELAWLLSIVTPMGLLERCHSYKDKTSKGIAASHALFSYPVLMAADILEVQATTVPVGRDQKQHVEVARDIAVKFNLQFGDTFTIPEPVIRDDVAVVPGLDGQKMSKSYNNTIELFGSEKDTKARIMRIVTDSTPLDQPKDPATCHIFALYKLFASDAERAEMDARYRVSGFGYGTAKKALFEKVWSYFEPFRKRREELQKDPAYVEAVLKEGAERARVEAGKTLSAARRAVGLA from the coding sequence ATGGAAACAAAGAAAAAATTAAGGATTCTCTCGGGGATTCAGCCTTCGGGCAAGTTGCATCTGGGCAATTACTTCGGGATGATGAAGCCGGCATTGGCCCTGCAGCAGCAGGGGGATGCCTTTCTATTTATTGCCGATTATCACGCCTTGACGTCGGTATCCGATCCCCAGGTATTGCGGCAGAATATCCGGGATGTGGCGCTTGATTTCCTGGCCTGCGGGCTGGATACCAGCCGGACCGTATTCTTCCGGCAGAGCGATGTGCCGGAGGTCGTTGAGCTGGCCTGGTTGTTGTCGATCGTGACCCCGATGGGCCTGTTGGAGCGCTGTCATTCGTATAAGGATAAGACGTCGAAGGGGATCGCGGCCTCGCATGCGCTCTTCTCCTATCCGGTATTGATGGCGGCCGATATCCTGGAGGTGCAGGCCACCACGGTCCCCGTGGGGCGTGATCAGAAGCAGCACGTGGAAGTGGCGCGTGATATTGCCGTGAAGTTCAATCTTCAGTTTGGCGACACGTTCACCATCCCTGAGCCGGTCATCCGGGATGACGTGGCGGTGGTGCCCGGTCTGGATGGCCAGAAGATGTCGAAGTCCTATAACAACACGATCGAGCTGTTCGGGAGCGAGAAGGACACCAAGGCACGCATCATGCGGATTGTGACGGATAGCACGCCCCTGGATCAGCCCAAGGATCCCGCAACCTGCCATATCTTTGCGTTGTACAAGTTGTTTGCCTCGGATGCGGAGCGGGCGGAGATGGATGCGCGGTATCGGGTCAGCGGGTTTGGCTATGGCACCGCGAAAAAAGCATTGTTCGAAAAGGTGTGGTCGTATTTCGAGCCCTTCCGCAAACGACGGGAAGAGCTCCAGAAGGATCCCGCCTATGTGGAGGCGGTGCTGAAAGAGGGCGCGGAGCGCGCCCGGGTTGAAGCGGGCAAGACCTTATCGGCCGCCCGCCGGGCCGTCGGGTTGGCGTAA
- a CDS encoding methylenetetrahydrofolate reductase C-terminal domain-containing protein, giving the protein MLREALLKGEFVVTCEFVPGRGKEGASLDAALLFAREAAGSLPKIHAVSLTDNPGGNTAMIPDALAPDILKTGLDVLIHFSCRDMNRNAMESRLMALARAGANNLLVISGDYPSGGFEGNAASVFDLDSVQAIKYIHTLNAGLEVPGAKKGTISKIPPTHFLTAAAVSPFKATEAELLTQFFKLDKKIAAGADYIIPQLGYDMRKFLEIKRYLRSRGLNTPVLGNVYVLSLGAAKTMNAGLVPGCVVTDELLRVIEEESRDPDKGKSKRLERAAKMVAMFKGMGFNGVHIGGFALKPEDFKFIVSRATELEARWTDYIPEVSFGRVGEYYAFPPPVSYASPGPDEDVINRIEKGQRIWSYELSKLFHRLVFERSSLLARLLTRYYQWIGDTSALARLSHANELATKMLLYGCQDCGDCALADMAFCCPKGQCAKQQRNGPCGGSAKGMCEAYPDQRPCVWTRVYDRKKSDGQLEEMRTTYIPPQKSQLAHSSGWSNYFLNRDHSAKPGKRGLSS; this is encoded by the coding sequence ATGCTAAGGGAGGCCTTATTAAAGGGTGAATTCGTCGTCACCTGTGAATTTGTTCCCGGCCGGGGCAAGGAAGGGGCCAGTCTGGACGCGGCGCTACTTTTTGCACGGGAGGCCGCCGGCTCACTCCCTAAAATCCATGCCGTCAGCCTGACTGATAACCCGGGCGGAAACACCGCCATGATTCCGGATGCCCTCGCTCCTGACATTCTCAAAACGGGCTTGGACGTACTGATCCATTTCTCGTGCCGCGACATGAACCGGAATGCCATGGAATCACGCCTGATGGCCCTGGCCCGGGCGGGCGCCAATAACCTCCTGGTCATTTCAGGCGATTACCCGTCGGGCGGTTTTGAGGGAAATGCGGCCAGCGTGTTCGATCTCGATTCGGTTCAAGCCATTAAATATATCCACACGCTGAATGCGGGCCTTGAAGTTCCCGGCGCCAAAAAAGGGACCATCTCCAAAATTCCGCCAACCCATTTCCTGACCGCGGCCGCCGTGTCGCCGTTCAAGGCGACCGAAGCGGAACTGCTCACCCAGTTTTTCAAACTCGACAAGAAAATCGCGGCGGGGGCCGACTACATCATCCCGCAACTCGGCTATGACATGCGCAAGTTTCTTGAAATCAAACGGTATCTGCGGAGTCGGGGATTGAACACCCCCGTTCTTGGAAATGTCTATGTCCTGAGTCTGGGCGCCGCCAAAACCATGAACGCCGGACTGGTGCCGGGCTGCGTGGTCACCGACGAACTCCTGCGCGTGATCGAGGAGGAATCCAGGGATCCCGACAAGGGAAAATCCAAACGTCTCGAGCGGGCGGCCAAGATGGTGGCCATGTTCAAGGGCATGGGCTTCAATGGCGTTCATATCGGCGGGTTCGCCCTGAAACCGGAGGACTTCAAATTCATCGTCTCCCGCGCCACTGAACTGGAAGCCCGATGGACGGACTATATTCCCGAGGTGTCATTCGGCCGGGTGGGTGAATACTATGCCTTTCCCCCGCCTGTCAGTTACGCCTCCCCCGGCCCTGATGAGGATGTGATCAACCGAATTGAAAAGGGGCAACGCATCTGGAGCTATGAACTCTCCAAACTCTTTCATCGGCTCGTCTTCGAGCGGAGCAGCCTCCTCGCCCGCCTGTTAACCCGTTACTACCAATGGATCGGCGATACCTCCGCCCTCGCCCGCCTCTCGCACGCCAACGAACTCGCCACCAAGATGCTGTTGTACGGGTGTCAGGACTGCGGCGACTGCGCTCTGGCCGATATGGCCTTCTGCTGTCCCAAGGGTCAATGCGCCAAGCAGCAACGCAATGGTCCCTGTGGCGGGAGCGCCAAAGGCATGTGCGAGGCTTATCCGGACCAACGCCCGTGTGTCTGGACGCGGGTTTATGACCGCAAGAAAAGCGATGGACAGCTGGAGGAGATGAGGACAACCTACATTCCCCCGCAAAAATCACAACTGGCACACAGCTCCGGCTGGTCGAATTACTTTCTCAACCGGGATCATTCCGCCAAACCCGGAAAGCGTGGTTTATCTTCCTAA
- the scpB gene encoding SMC-Scp complex subunit ScpB — MEAIQVELKQVLGAIIFAARQPMSVGAIRKVLQETAEINREEAGVYGSVKDAELKACLRQLQTECETSKTGVHLVENADGFRFQSDPTGGPWVRHMLNVGKPTRLSRPALETLAIIAYRQPISRAELEAVRGVAVDHVIRMLMEMQLIKIVGRSELPGRPMLYGTTALFLEHFGLKEVKDLPGIAELSRMDALRQKQDDSTKEAAATVAPAVEVPAEEAASPAAALEPDEDPSDPSDDEDGEDEDDEEDEDEDDEDEDEDDSEEEK, encoded by the coding sequence ATGGAGGCAATACAAGTGGAACTAAAACAAGTCCTCGGGGCAATCATTTTCGCGGCACGCCAACCCATGTCGGTCGGGGCGATCCGGAAAGTGTTGCAGGAAACGGCTGAAATCAATCGCGAAGAAGCGGGCGTCTATGGCTCGGTTAAGGATGCCGAACTCAAAGCCTGCCTGCGGCAGTTGCAGACGGAATGTGAGACCAGCAAGACGGGCGTGCATCTGGTGGAGAATGCCGATGGCTTCCGCTTTCAGAGTGATCCCACCGGCGGTCCCTGGGTGCGCCATATGCTGAATGTCGGCAAGCCGACCCGGTTATCCCGCCCGGCCCTGGAAACCCTGGCCATCATCGCCTATCGCCAGCCCATCTCCCGCGCCGAGTTGGAAGCGGTTCGTGGCGTGGCGGTGGATCATGTGATCCGCATGCTCATGGAGATGCAGCTGATCAAGATTGTCGGACGAAGCGAGCTGCCCGGGCGTCCCATGCTGTATGGTACCACGGCGTTGTTTCTTGAGCATTTTGGCCTCAAGGAGGTCAAGGATCTGCCCGGAATTGCGGAATTGAGCCGGATGGATGCGTTGCGCCAAAAACAGGATGATAGCACCAAGGAGGCGGCCGCCACGGTGGCTCCCGCGGTTGAGGTCCCTGCAGAAGAAGCCGCCTCTCCGGCGGCGGCCTTAGAGCCGGACGAAGATCCGTCCGATCCGTCGGATGACGAAGACGGTGAAGATGAGGATGACGAAGAAGACGAGGACGAAGACGACGAAGACGAAGATGAGGATGACTCAGAAGAGGAGAAATGA